The following are from one region of the Paenibacillus protaetiae genome:
- a CDS encoding YigZ family protein — MNLVRYRTIRQEGTEEVVIKKSRFIGHAKPVETEEEAIAFIEEIKRQHRSATHNCSAYLVGERDQFQKASDDGEPSGTAGKPILEVIKNKGLKNVAVVVTRYFGGIMLGAGGLVRAYTDGAVAGIEAAGEIVRVLHREVYVDVDYTWYGKLENELHGRAVRVGGTDFTDRVIVRCLPEEPEADAFIAWMTDLTQGQAVLSKGDSVYYIEGE; from the coding sequence ATGAATCTGGTCCGCTACCGCACGATCAGGCAAGAGGGAACGGAAGAAGTTGTTATTAAAAAATCCCGTTTTATCGGGCATGCGAAGCCGGTTGAAACCGAAGAGGAAGCGATCGCTTTTATCGAGGAAATCAAACGGCAGCACCGGAGCGCCACCCATAACTGCTCGGCTTATCTTGTTGGCGAGCGCGACCAGTTCCAGAAAGCGTCCGACGACGGCGAGCCAAGCGGCACGGCGGGCAAACCGATCCTGGAAGTGATCAAAAACAAAGGGCTTAAGAACGTCGCCGTTGTCGTTACCCGTTATTTCGGCGGCATTATGCTTGGCGCAGGCGGCTTAGTGCGCGCGTATACGGACGGTGCGGTAGCCGGCATTGAAGCGGCTGGCGAAATTGTGCGTGTGCTGCACCGAGAGGTGTACGTGGACGTCGATTATACGTGGTACGGCAAGCTGGAAAATGAGCTGCACGGCCGTGCCGTACGGGTAGGCGGAACGGATTTTACCGACAGGGTTATCGTCCGGTGCCTGCCTGAAGAGCCGGAAGCGGATGCTTTTATCGCGTGGATGACCGATCTGACGCAAGGCCAAGCTGTTCTGAGCAAAGGCGATAGCGTCTATTATATTGAAGGGGAATAG
- a CDS encoding glucose-6-phosphate isomerase, translating to MSKTVQFDYSKALSFVGQHEIDYFAEPIKAAHEMLHKGTGAGSDYLGWIDLPVNYDKEEFARIQKAAAKIQGDSEVLVVIGIGGSYLGARAAIEMLSHSFYNVLPKEERKTPQVFFAGNNISSTYVTHLLQVLEGRDWSINVISKSGTTTEPAIAFRVFREALEQKYGKEEARKRIYATTDKAKGALKKLATEEGYESFVIPDDVGGRYSVLTAVGLLPIATAGIDIEAMMKGAADARDAYSNPNVAENEAYQYAAARNALYRKGKVTEILVNYEPNLHFVSEWWKQLFGESEGKDYKGIYPASVDFSTDLHSMGQFIQEGNRNIFETVIQVGEVAEHITIGHDEDNLDGLNFLTGKTMDFVNKKAFQGTLLAHTDGQVPNFIVNIADMTPYTFGYLVYFFEKACGISGYLSGVNPFDQPGVEAYKTNMFALLGKPGFEKEKAELEARL from the coding sequence ATGAGCAAAACAGTTCAATTCGACTACAGCAAAGCGCTCTCTTTTGTTGGCCAGCATGAAATCGACTATTTCGCTGAACCAATCAAGGCTGCGCATGAAATGTTACATAAAGGAACGGGAGCAGGATCCGACTACCTCGGCTGGATCGACCTTCCGGTTAACTACGATAAAGAAGAATTCGCACGCATTCAGAAGGCTGCTGCCAAAATCCAAGGCGACTCCGAAGTGCTGGTTGTAATCGGCATCGGCGGCTCTTACCTTGGCGCGCGCGCTGCTATCGAAATGCTGTCGCATTCGTTCTACAACGTTTTGCCAAAAGAAGAACGCAAAACGCCTCAAGTATTTTTCGCAGGCAACAACATCAGCTCCACGTACGTAACGCACCTGCTGCAAGTGCTGGAAGGCCGCGACTGGTCGATCAACGTTATCTCCAAATCCGGCACAACGACGGAGCCTGCTATCGCATTCCGCGTGTTCCGCGAAGCGCTGGAGCAAAAATACGGCAAAGAAGAAGCACGCAAACGCATCTACGCAACGACAGACAAAGCAAAAGGCGCTTTGAAAAAGCTTGCAACGGAAGAAGGCTACGAGTCCTTCGTCATTCCGGATGACGTAGGCGGCCGCTACTCGGTGCTGACAGCTGTAGGCCTTCTGCCTATCGCAACGGCTGGCATCGACATCGAAGCAATGATGAAAGGCGCTGCTGACGCTCGTGATGCTTACAGCAACCCTAACGTTGCCGAGAACGAAGCTTACCAATACGCTGCAGCCCGCAACGCGCTGTACCGCAAAGGTAAAGTAACGGAAATTCTCGTGAACTACGAACCAAACCTGCACTTCGTGTCCGAATGGTGGAAACAGCTGTTTGGCGAAAGCGAAGGCAAAGACTATAAAGGCATCTATCCGGCTTCCGTCGATTTCTCGACTGACCTTCACTCGATGGGCCAATTCATCCAAGAGGGCAACCGCAACATCTTCGAAACGGTTATCCAAGTGGGTGAGGTTGCCGAGCATATTACGATTGGCCATGACGAAGACAACCTGGACGGCTTGAACTTCCTGACTGGCAAAACGATGGACTTCGTCAACAAAAAAGCGTTCCAAGGCACATTGCTTGCGCATACGGACGGTCAAGTACCTAACTTTATCGTAAACATTGCCGACATGACGCCTTACACGTTCGGCTACCTTGTATACTTCTTCGAGAAAGCTTGCGGCATCAGCGGTTACCTGTCGGGCGTGAATCCGTTCGACCAACCGGGCGTTGAAGCATACAAAACGAACATGTTTGCGCTTCTGGGCAAACCAGGCTTCGAGAAAGAAAAAGCCGAGCTGGAAGCTCGTCTGTAA
- a CDS encoding NAD(P)-dependent oxidoreductase → MKKIGFIGLGVMGYGMAANLIQKQFDVTVYNRTAGKADELVKLGAKEAASAADAGRDADVIITMISNDDAIREVYYGGKGVLEAVRPGVIVIDSSTISPSLARELANSVEQRGGKFLDAPVTGSKPAADAGTLVFMVGGDSDTLGGAMDVLNAMGTKIIPMGLNGTGAVAKLAHNTIVGINIAALSEGLAIATSGGLDGQAFLELVKAGSAGSKQAELKGDKLLTGNYDVQFSLALMLKDLKLSSVLSDNMNVPTPMLEAAKSLFVIGETMGSPALICAASAKRTSSGPAASSAKARKRRKNSRRAGVQPAAAQARRQLVADELQSCSEAPPQLYNTACGRL, encoded by the coding sequence ATGAAAAAAATCGGATTTATCGGGCTTGGCGTTATGGGTTACGGCATGGCGGCCAATCTGATTCAAAAACAATTTGACGTTACCGTCTATAACCGCACCGCAGGCAAAGCGGACGAGCTGGTGAAGCTTGGCGCCAAAGAAGCGGCTTCCGCGGCCGATGCCGGGCGCGATGCGGATGTAATTATTACGATGATCAGCAACGACGATGCGATCCGTGAAGTCTATTACGGCGGCAAAGGCGTACTGGAAGCGGTGCGGCCCGGCGTGATCGTCATCGACAGCAGCACGATTTCGCCGTCTCTGGCGCGCGAGCTCGCGAACAGCGTCGAACAGCGCGGCGGGAAGTTTCTGGACGCACCGGTTACGGGCAGCAAGCCGGCAGCCGATGCCGGTACGCTCGTGTTTATGGTTGGCGGCGATTCGGATACGCTGGGCGGCGCCATGGATGTGCTGAACGCGATGGGCACCAAAATCATTCCGATGGGCCTGAACGGTACCGGAGCTGTAGCGAAGCTGGCACATAATACGATCGTGGGCATCAACATTGCAGCCTTGTCCGAAGGCCTCGCCATCGCAACAAGCGGCGGCCTGGACGGGCAGGCGTTCCTCGAGCTGGTCAAAGCAGGCAGCGCCGGCAGCAAGCAGGCGGAGCTGAAGGGCGACAAGCTGCTTACGGGCAACTACGATGTCCAGTTCTCGCTGGCGCTTATGCTGAAGGACCTGAAGCTGTCTTCCGTGCTGTCGGACAACATGAACGTACCTACGCCAATGCTGGAAGCGGCCAAAAGCTTGTTTGTCATCGGCGAAACGATGGGCTCTCCGGCCTTGATATGTGCAGCGTCGGCCAAACGTACGAGCAGTGGACCGGCCGCAAGTTCAGCGAAAGCACGCAAGCGGCGAAAAAATAGCCGCCGTGCCGGCGTACAGCCGGCTGCAGCGCAAGCCCGGAGGCAGTTGGTTGCCGACGAGCTGCAGTCTTGCAGCGAGGCCCCGCCGCAACTTTACAACACCGCCTGCGGACGATTATAA